A part of Neodiprion pinetum isolate iyNeoPine1 chromosome 4, iyNeoPine1.2, whole genome shotgun sequence genomic DNA contains:
- the LOC124216176 gene encoding zinc finger CCHC domain-containing protein 10-like, translating into MSAYGMKLMKKTYPYPASVRCQKCLEMGHWSYECKGKRKYVHRSSRTTQLKKAIKQQEVEKLEPEMTSETVKQKKKIRKESSSTSDSDSSSTDSSSSDSSSSDDSDSSDSSSSSSSSSGSSSSTSSSSSSRDSSSSEGTKSSKAKKTKKCKFKLVHTFKLVPTPVVT; encoded by the exons ATGAGCGCGTACGGTATGAAGCTAATGAAAAAAAC ATATCCTTACCCAGCGTCTGTGCGTTGTCAAAAGTGTTTGGAAATGGGTCACTGGAGTTATGAGTGCAAAGGCAAGAGGAAATACGTTCACAGATCTTCACGAACTACGCAATTAAAAAAGGCAATAAAACAGCAAGAGGTGGAAAAATT GGAGCCAGAGATGACCAGTGAAACtgtgaaacagaaaaaaaaaattagaaaggAATCAAGTAGTACAAGTGATTCAGATAGCTCAAGCACAGATAGTAGCAGTTCAGACAGTTCTTCCTCCGATGATTCGGATTCCAGTGACAGCTCATCTAGCTCGAGTAGTAGCAGTGGTAGTAGTAGCAGCACCTCATCCAGTTCATCAAGCAGAGATTCTAGTTCCAGCGAAGGTACCAAATCCAGCAAAgcaaaaaaaacgaaaaaatgtaaGTTTAAATTAGTACACACGTTCAAATTAGTACCCACTCCTGTTGTAACATAG
- the LOC124216173 gene encoding E3 ubiquitin-protein ligase Arkadia isoform X1: MAMPPKKKRQRTLSLFLGYPGISRTMLILRMEDGKPSEEMWRNKGKTENRNGLFSGESAATSADSSSASLADIFDTAFTSTVDPLPQSRFPAGNEMEYEHLFADSDIEEADVVPVQPFPSQAHHSSSENNLVFWPYLPSTERNAHSREYRHAGRMNCNMCQNKPGRNSRKETVESQSDGGLCEERVCENYRRKRILHERDIPAQHKSKKSEEQKLRSVQHVDRLSVPGPSRVSDHPVDYSLTGSANQNGGALDEGPHDIQNANTDEPTLCPAQVQFKPIPERSQQSHPKHPLRNDDAPLAPDLQLDWSSSSDSENEEDTVEVLATVNHNKGVSQTANQAAGIVPVVDLTTESDEEQSPPQVHQSDPAVNSGGDRVHWYLPNAHRVNSCCMHGPPDHRSHMYHHSQTYHAHHRPPVIPSSYTNFTYPNYHPEAPIGVPTPRMYPVHEQLWLNQQHMQEMHRRRLNARSSHHGCMTPNAQVLQPSMHLCSSSSSSSSSSSSNPRCSGRNGAILNENYQSPPPPPSPQQPTVYSHPEILPPNMMIGSPCPPPVMMHPIHPPEPMEPGPEMVSSMPVHQHVHHHMYHYHPPGSRQIPHHLHISFGSHMHPAAVLPNCRAPGGQDMLYSALALPDVLHQARHMSARLEHFMHVVDQRRLTHISCGATQESIESHTFPHKYKRVKKVENGEDSVEKCTICLSEFEDCESVRRLPCMHLFHVDCVDQWLCTNKRCPICRVDIETFLHKELSAST, from the exons ATGGCTATGCCCCCGAAAAAGAAGCGCCAACGTACTCTTAGCTTATTCCTGGGATATCCAGGAATTTCAAGAACTATGCTGATCCTTAG AATGGAGGACGGCAAACCTTCTGAAGAAATGTGGCGTAATAAAGGAAAAACGGAAAATAGGAACGGTTTATTTAGTGGAGAATCTGCTGCAACCTCAGCTGATTCTAGCTCTGCATCTTTGGCTGATATATTTGATACTGCTTTCACCTCCACGGTGGATCCATTACCACAATCACGGTTTCCTGCAG GAAATGAAATGGAGTATGAGCATTTGTTTGCTGACAGCGATATAGAAGAGGCTGATGTAGTGCCAGTACAGCCATTTCCAAGTCAAGCACATCACTCAAGCTCTGAAAACAATCTTGTATTCTGGCCATATCTTCCATCTACAGAACGCAATGCACATTCTCGAGAGTATCGACACGCAGGACGCATGAACTGTAATATGTGCCAAAATAAGCCGGGTAGAAATTCGCGGAAAGAAACAGTGGAGTCACAATCAGATGGCGGGTTATGCGAGGAACGAGTTTGTGAAAATTATCGccgaaaaagaattttacacGAAAGAGATATTCCAGCTCAACACAAATCGAAGAAAAGTGAGGAACAAAAACTGCGAAGTGTTCAGCATGTCGACAGATTAAGTGTACCTGGCCCATCTAGAGTATCAGATCATCCTGTTGATTACAG TTTAACTGGTTCTGCAAACCAAAATGGAGGTGCCTTAGACGAGGGACCACATGATATTCAGAATGCTAATACTGATGAACCTACTTTATGTCCTGCACAAGTACAGTTTAAACCAATACCAGAGCGATCTCAACAATCACATCCAAAACATCCATTGA GAAACGACGATGCACCATTAGCTCCTGATTTACAGTTGGATTGGTCATCTAGCAGCGACAGTGAAAATGAAGAGGACACTGTAGAAGTGCTCGCAACTGTTAATCATAACAAA GGTGTCTCACAAACGGCAAACCAAGCAGCTGGTATTGTACCAGTGGTTGATCTTACAACAGAATCGGATGAGGAACAAAGCCCACCACAAGTTCATCAGAGTGATCCAGCCGTAAATTCTGGTGGAGATCGTGTTCATTGGTACCTACCCAATGCTCACAG ggtCAATTCTTGCTGCATGCATGGACCTCCAGATCATCGGTCTCATATGTACCACCACTCTCAGACATATCATGCTCATCACAGGCCACCTGTCATTCCTTCCAGTTACACAAACTTTACTTACCCCAATTACCATCCAG AAGCGCCGATAGGAGTCCCGACACCTCGCATGTATCCTGTACATGAACAACTATGGTTAAATCAACAGCATATGCAAGAAATGCATCGTCGCAGGCTTAATGCAAGATCATCTCATCACGG ATGCATGACACCAAATGCACAAGTGCTACAACCTAGTATGCACTTgtgtagcagcagcagcagcagcagcagcagcagtagtTCGAATCCTCGTTGCAGTGGCAGAAATGGAGCAATATTGAATGAGAATTATCAGTCACCGCCTCCACCGCCATCACCACAGCAACCTACGGTTTACAGCCATCCAGAAATTCTGCCTCCAAACATGATGATTGGTAGTCCATGTCCACCGCCAGTTATG ATGCATCCTATTCATCCACCGGAGCCCATGGAACCTGGACCTGAGATGGTTTCATCAATGCCAGTACACCAACATGTGCATCACCACATGTATCACTATCATCCACCAGGGTCTCGACAAATTCCTCACCATCTGCACATCAGTTTTGGTTCTCACATG CATCCTGCTGCTGTGCTACCTAACTGCAGAGCTCCTGGAGGCCAGGATATGTTGTATTCGGCCTTAGCACTGCCGGATGTTCTTCATCAAGCACGGCACATGTCAGCACGTCTTGAACATTTTATGCATGTCGTCGATCAAAGGCGCTTGACACATATTAGCTGCGGAGCAACACAAGAATCTATTGAAAGTCACACATTCCCGCATAAATACAAGCGG GTGAAAAAGGTAGAGAATGGGGAGGATTCTGTAGAAAAGTGTACTATTTGTCTCTCAGAGTTTGAAGATTGTGAAAGTGTTAG GAGGCTCCCATGCATGCATCTATTCCATGTGGACTGCGTTGATCAGTGGCTGTGCACCAACAAGCGATGTCCGATATGTCGAGTCGATATTGAAACATTTCTCCACAAAGAGCTATCGGCTTCTACATAG
- the LOC124216173 gene encoding E3 ubiquitin-protein ligase Arkadia isoform X2, whose protein sequence is MAMPPKKKRQRTLSLFLGYPGISRTMLILRMEDGKPSEEMWRNKGKTENRNGLFSGESAATSADSSSASLADIFDTAFTSTVDPLPQSRFPAGNEMEYEHLFADSDIEEADVVPVQPFPSQAHHSSSENNLVFWPYLPSTERNAHSREYRHAGRMNCNMCQNKPGRNSRKETVESQSDGGLCEERVCENYRRKRILHERDIPAQHKSKKSEEQKLRSVQHVDRLSVPGPSRVSDHPVDYSLTGSANQNGGALDEGPHDIQNANTDEPTLCPAQVQFKPIPERSQQSHPKHPLRNDDAPLAPDLQLDWSSSSDSENEEDTVEVLATVNHNKGVSQTANQAAGIVPVVDLTTESDEEQSPPQVHQSDPAVNSGGDRVHWYLPNAHRVNSCCMHGPPDHRSHMYHHSQTYHAHHRPPVIPSSYTNFTYPNYHPAPIGVPTPRMYPVHEQLWLNQQHMQEMHRRRLNARSSHHGCMTPNAQVLQPSMHLCSSSSSSSSSSSSNPRCSGRNGAILNENYQSPPPPPSPQQPTVYSHPEILPPNMMIGSPCPPPVMMHPIHPPEPMEPGPEMVSSMPVHQHVHHHMYHYHPPGSRQIPHHLHISFGSHMHPAAVLPNCRAPGGQDMLYSALALPDVLHQARHMSARLEHFMHVVDQRRLTHISCGATQESIESHTFPHKYKRVKKVENGEDSVEKCTICLSEFEDCESVRRLPCMHLFHVDCVDQWLCTNKRCPICRVDIETFLHKELSAST, encoded by the exons ATGGCTATGCCCCCGAAAAAGAAGCGCCAACGTACTCTTAGCTTATTCCTGGGATATCCAGGAATTTCAAGAACTATGCTGATCCTTAG AATGGAGGACGGCAAACCTTCTGAAGAAATGTGGCGTAATAAAGGAAAAACGGAAAATAGGAACGGTTTATTTAGTGGAGAATCTGCTGCAACCTCAGCTGATTCTAGCTCTGCATCTTTGGCTGATATATTTGATACTGCTTTCACCTCCACGGTGGATCCATTACCACAATCACGGTTTCCTGCAG GAAATGAAATGGAGTATGAGCATTTGTTTGCTGACAGCGATATAGAAGAGGCTGATGTAGTGCCAGTACAGCCATTTCCAAGTCAAGCACATCACTCAAGCTCTGAAAACAATCTTGTATTCTGGCCATATCTTCCATCTACAGAACGCAATGCACATTCTCGAGAGTATCGACACGCAGGACGCATGAACTGTAATATGTGCCAAAATAAGCCGGGTAGAAATTCGCGGAAAGAAACAGTGGAGTCACAATCAGATGGCGGGTTATGCGAGGAACGAGTTTGTGAAAATTATCGccgaaaaagaattttacacGAAAGAGATATTCCAGCTCAACACAAATCGAAGAAAAGTGAGGAACAAAAACTGCGAAGTGTTCAGCATGTCGACAGATTAAGTGTACCTGGCCCATCTAGAGTATCAGATCATCCTGTTGATTACAG TTTAACTGGTTCTGCAAACCAAAATGGAGGTGCCTTAGACGAGGGACCACATGATATTCAGAATGCTAATACTGATGAACCTACTTTATGTCCTGCACAAGTACAGTTTAAACCAATACCAGAGCGATCTCAACAATCACATCCAAAACATCCATTGA GAAACGACGATGCACCATTAGCTCCTGATTTACAGTTGGATTGGTCATCTAGCAGCGACAGTGAAAATGAAGAGGACACTGTAGAAGTGCTCGCAACTGTTAATCATAACAAA GGTGTCTCACAAACGGCAAACCAAGCAGCTGGTATTGTACCAGTGGTTGATCTTACAACAGAATCGGATGAGGAACAAAGCCCACCACAAGTTCATCAGAGTGATCCAGCCGTAAATTCTGGTGGAGATCGTGTTCATTGGTACCTACCCAATGCTCACAG ggtCAATTCTTGCTGCATGCATGGACCTCCAGATCATCGGTCTCATATGTACCACCACTCTCAGACATATCATGCTCATCACAGGCCACCTGTCATTCCTTCCAGTTACACAAACTTTACTTACCCCAATTACCATCCAG CGCCGATAGGAGTCCCGACACCTCGCATGTATCCTGTACATGAACAACTATGGTTAAATCAACAGCATATGCAAGAAATGCATCGTCGCAGGCTTAATGCAAGATCATCTCATCACGG ATGCATGACACCAAATGCACAAGTGCTACAACCTAGTATGCACTTgtgtagcagcagcagcagcagcagcagcagcagtagtTCGAATCCTCGTTGCAGTGGCAGAAATGGAGCAATATTGAATGAGAATTATCAGTCACCGCCTCCACCGCCATCACCACAGCAACCTACGGTTTACAGCCATCCAGAAATTCTGCCTCCAAACATGATGATTGGTAGTCCATGTCCACCGCCAGTTATG ATGCATCCTATTCATCCACCGGAGCCCATGGAACCTGGACCTGAGATGGTTTCATCAATGCCAGTACACCAACATGTGCATCACCACATGTATCACTATCATCCACCAGGGTCTCGACAAATTCCTCACCATCTGCACATCAGTTTTGGTTCTCACATG CATCCTGCTGCTGTGCTACCTAACTGCAGAGCTCCTGGAGGCCAGGATATGTTGTATTCGGCCTTAGCACTGCCGGATGTTCTTCATCAAGCACGGCACATGTCAGCACGTCTTGAACATTTTATGCATGTCGTCGATCAAAGGCGCTTGACACATATTAGCTGCGGAGCAACACAAGAATCTATTGAAAGTCACACATTCCCGCATAAATACAAGCGG GTGAAAAAGGTAGAGAATGGGGAGGATTCTGTAGAAAAGTGTACTATTTGTCTCTCAGAGTTTGAAGATTGTGAAAGTGTTAG GAGGCTCCCATGCATGCATCTATTCCATGTGGACTGCGTTGATCAGTGGCTGTGCACCAACAAGCGATGTCCGATATGTCGAGTCGATATTGAAACATTTCTCCACAAAGAGCTATCGGCTTCTACATAG
- the LOC124216173 gene encoding E3 ubiquitin-protein ligase Arkadia isoform X3, giving the protein MEDGKPSEEMWRNKGKTENRNGLFSGESAATSADSSSASLADIFDTAFTSTVDPLPQSRFPAGNEMEYEHLFADSDIEEADVVPVQPFPSQAHHSSSENNLVFWPYLPSTERNAHSREYRHAGRMNCNMCQNKPGRNSRKETVESQSDGGLCEERVCENYRRKRILHERDIPAQHKSKKSEEQKLRSVQHVDRLSVPGPSRVSDHPVDYSLTGSANQNGGALDEGPHDIQNANTDEPTLCPAQVQFKPIPERSQQSHPKHPLRNDDAPLAPDLQLDWSSSSDSENEEDTVEVLATVNHNKGVSQTANQAAGIVPVVDLTTESDEEQSPPQVHQSDPAVNSGGDRVHWYLPNAHRVNSCCMHGPPDHRSHMYHHSQTYHAHHRPPVIPSSYTNFTYPNYHPEAPIGVPTPRMYPVHEQLWLNQQHMQEMHRRRLNARSSHHGCMTPNAQVLQPSMHLCSSSSSSSSSSSSNPRCSGRNGAILNENYQSPPPPPSPQQPTVYSHPEILPPNMMIGSPCPPPVMMHPIHPPEPMEPGPEMVSSMPVHQHVHHHMYHYHPPGSRQIPHHLHISFGSHMHPAAVLPNCRAPGGQDMLYSALALPDVLHQARHMSARLEHFMHVVDQRRLTHISCGATQESIESHTFPHKYKRVKKVENGEDSVEKCTICLSEFEDCESVRRLPCMHLFHVDCVDQWLCTNKRCPICRVDIETFLHKELSAST; this is encoded by the exons ATGGAGGACGGCAAACCTTCTGAAGAAATGTGGCGTAATAAAGGAAAAACGGAAAATAGGAACGGTTTATTTAGTGGAGAATCTGCTGCAACCTCAGCTGATTCTAGCTCTGCATCTTTGGCTGATATATTTGATACTGCTTTCACCTCCACGGTGGATCCATTACCACAATCACGGTTTCCTGCAG GAAATGAAATGGAGTATGAGCATTTGTTTGCTGACAGCGATATAGAAGAGGCTGATGTAGTGCCAGTACAGCCATTTCCAAGTCAAGCACATCACTCAAGCTCTGAAAACAATCTTGTATTCTGGCCATATCTTCCATCTACAGAACGCAATGCACATTCTCGAGAGTATCGACACGCAGGACGCATGAACTGTAATATGTGCCAAAATAAGCCGGGTAGAAATTCGCGGAAAGAAACAGTGGAGTCACAATCAGATGGCGGGTTATGCGAGGAACGAGTTTGTGAAAATTATCGccgaaaaagaattttacacGAAAGAGATATTCCAGCTCAACACAAATCGAAGAAAAGTGAGGAACAAAAACTGCGAAGTGTTCAGCATGTCGACAGATTAAGTGTACCTGGCCCATCTAGAGTATCAGATCATCCTGTTGATTACAG TTTAACTGGTTCTGCAAACCAAAATGGAGGTGCCTTAGACGAGGGACCACATGATATTCAGAATGCTAATACTGATGAACCTACTTTATGTCCTGCACAAGTACAGTTTAAACCAATACCAGAGCGATCTCAACAATCACATCCAAAACATCCATTGA GAAACGACGATGCACCATTAGCTCCTGATTTACAGTTGGATTGGTCATCTAGCAGCGACAGTGAAAATGAAGAGGACACTGTAGAAGTGCTCGCAACTGTTAATCATAACAAA GGTGTCTCACAAACGGCAAACCAAGCAGCTGGTATTGTACCAGTGGTTGATCTTACAACAGAATCGGATGAGGAACAAAGCCCACCACAAGTTCATCAGAGTGATCCAGCCGTAAATTCTGGTGGAGATCGTGTTCATTGGTACCTACCCAATGCTCACAG ggtCAATTCTTGCTGCATGCATGGACCTCCAGATCATCGGTCTCATATGTACCACCACTCTCAGACATATCATGCTCATCACAGGCCACCTGTCATTCCTTCCAGTTACACAAACTTTACTTACCCCAATTACCATCCAG AAGCGCCGATAGGAGTCCCGACACCTCGCATGTATCCTGTACATGAACAACTATGGTTAAATCAACAGCATATGCAAGAAATGCATCGTCGCAGGCTTAATGCAAGATCATCTCATCACGG ATGCATGACACCAAATGCACAAGTGCTACAACCTAGTATGCACTTgtgtagcagcagcagcagcagcagcagcagcagtagtTCGAATCCTCGTTGCAGTGGCAGAAATGGAGCAATATTGAATGAGAATTATCAGTCACCGCCTCCACCGCCATCACCACAGCAACCTACGGTTTACAGCCATCCAGAAATTCTGCCTCCAAACATGATGATTGGTAGTCCATGTCCACCGCCAGTTATG ATGCATCCTATTCATCCACCGGAGCCCATGGAACCTGGACCTGAGATGGTTTCATCAATGCCAGTACACCAACATGTGCATCACCACATGTATCACTATCATCCACCAGGGTCTCGACAAATTCCTCACCATCTGCACATCAGTTTTGGTTCTCACATG CATCCTGCTGCTGTGCTACCTAACTGCAGAGCTCCTGGAGGCCAGGATATGTTGTATTCGGCCTTAGCACTGCCGGATGTTCTTCATCAAGCACGGCACATGTCAGCACGTCTTGAACATTTTATGCATGTCGTCGATCAAAGGCGCTTGACACATATTAGCTGCGGAGCAACACAAGAATCTATTGAAAGTCACACATTCCCGCATAAATACAAGCGG GTGAAAAAGGTAGAGAATGGGGAGGATTCTGTAGAAAAGTGTACTATTTGTCTCTCAGAGTTTGAAGATTGTGAAAGTGTTAG GAGGCTCCCATGCATGCATCTATTCCATGTGGACTGCGTTGATCAGTGGCTGTGCACCAACAAGCGATGTCCGATATGTCGAGTCGATATTGAAACATTTCTCCACAAAGAGCTATCGGCTTCTACATAG
- the LOC124217806 gene encoding protein FAM32A yields the protein MSENSATDEYAHVAKGPLKLKCDPATIKKKKKKKETEKMIEMAKIIEEEKPKSAELKRTKAEMAFQKMQEKMQTERIKQKASMTHKQRVEEFNRHLDSLTEHFDIPKVSWTK from the exons ATGTCGGAAAATTCGGCAACTGACGAATACGCACATGTAGCCAAAGGGCCTTTGAAGTTGAAATGTGACCCAGCAACTATAAAGAA aaaaaagaagaaaaaagaaacggagaAGATGATAGAAATGGCAAAGATTATTGAGGAAGAAAAACCAAAATCAGCTGAACTCAAGCGAACCAAGGCAGAAATGGCTTTCCAAAAGATGCAGGAGAAGAtg CAAACGGAACGGATCAAACAAAAAGCATCAATGACACACAAACAACGTGTAGAAGAATTCAACAGGCATTTGGACAGTCTAACAGAGCACTTTGATATACCAAAAGTCAGTTGGACTAAATAA